The following DNA comes from Cucumis sativus cultivar 9930 chromosome 7, Cucumber_9930_V3, whole genome shotgun sequence.
attgtgctatctttgaaaatttatctatttttttaattgttagaaagaagtaaaaaaaatgtgcagaaaaaaattcactttttactattcatattttatttcactttCATCGTTGTATCAACCTACCTATACAATTGATATGCTAAATCTAGcattcaaaaatcaaaatttattattgcaCTGAGTGGTCAtgcatttattataaattgtggttttgatataatttcttttgatcatttctttcatagtattgttttttagttcACTATCATAAGCTTTTCGTAGTTGAATTCATCCAGCTAGTAACCATTTTTGAATGAATGttgatattatattgataCAACAATGTTACACTTCTTTTGGCACTTGAAATTAAGTTTTGAATAGATAGGTTATGATAAGTCAAGAATATACTTAAgcaaacttatttttaaaacatatcaaTATATGATTAGTGATTACACACATCAATGTTATACttaaaatggattttaaatcAATGTTATATTACTAATAATGCACCAATGCAatacatttcaaaatcaatgtTATATTACTAATAATGCACCAATGCTATACTCCAaagtttatttcaaaacaaatgttACGATATAGTATATATACTAGTACATATACTATATAGTTCCAATGAACTTTGAATGAGTGCTTAAATAATAAACTACTGATACATGAATAACATACATGAAATTGCAGGTTGAATAAAgtaatgatatattattactCATGCATTAATATACCAATGATacacttacttttttttatgagtTCTGATATAGTAATTATACTAATAATATAAGTTcatgaatttttaataatgatcACTATTAATATAACATTAATACATCAATGTTTTATTCTAAATGAGCCGTAATAAACTATTGATAATTGTTCTCCTGAAAAAAGAGATTAGAGAAGCATGTTTAACACAACCTATAGCGTAAAGGCATATAGAATAAAACCTTTCTAGAGGGATTTGTTCTCCATgtttaattagtatttaattttgaactaaTGATGATATGCCATTGAATTAACTACTCATGCCATTCAATTAGCAATGTCATTATATGTTATAtcataaagtatatatattgttatgaATGACATTGATATATGAAAAGTGAAGTCTACAATGGTGTAGCcaaaaaaattttatatagggGATACGATACATAACAcgtctaacaaaaaaatatctataaatgaATGTAAAAAATGTATTCACAAGTTAAGTACATAATTCAATACATTACAATATACCTCCTTATCTCTTTGGGGCTATTTGGGCCCCGGTTTATTATTGTGGGCTTGGGTTATAATAACTCAAACTCACGTTTTAGGGTTTCCATTACTCgtcttccattcatttttctcccCGGTTTACTTCCTCTCAACTCGTCTTCATCCCTCGCAACTCGTCTTCAATCTCTGTACACTACTCGTCCTTAAAGCCGTTTAATCCTTCCAATCGAAATCATCCCCTCTCTTCAACCCTTGCAACGACATTTATTTCGATTTAATTTcagaaattttttttcccttttcccgtcaactcattttcaaaaatctcTGTACACTACCTCTTTATGTTTGTATCTATTgcgttgtttttcttttataatctCTTCATATTAACGTAGAATTAACACTACAAAAGTCTTAATAATAAGTGCAGATTATCATCTATTATATACATTATTGAGAAGTATAAGAACTTATGTcttagaaaattttagaacttACTTATCGAGTTCGTACAACTGAACGAGCTAGTATCGATCTAGCTAGCTTGAactctaaaattaataatttaaaaagatctATACTAATAAAgtatttacaataaaaaaaaaaagatgaatagATCTAAAAAAATACCAACTAAAAAGTCTAAGGATCCGTTTGGATggaattaagaaaacaatgtttttcaagaaacttttttctctaaaaattgtttaaaatacacttaaaaatctattttgagtGACTTTCaaacacttttgttttttcaaaataaattattttctaaattaaacaaaaagacctctaaattttgtaaaaaacaaacatccaCATAAGATAAAATAAACCACGCTGATATCTCCCCTTTTACTCTATTCCTTACAACAATTGATATACCAAATTAAGAGTAAATTAAGAGTGTAACTTATATGATAtcttacattaatttttatgaaaatataattatactATTTGTTGTCACTAATAATGAGATTCAAAATATTCCATTAagaccaagaaaaaaaatttaaatcatcgTACAATTTACACCAAAACCTAAATTAGAACTATTAAAATGgaactaaaaaaagtatacGATATTGAGCACACACTAAAAAAGCAACGTGTGGATCAGTACTCGTTGCAGGGTGGGGCGTGACATAATTAACATCATATCCTAAGCCTTACAAGCTTCAATGGCTCAATGATAGTGGAACAATGAAGGTAGTTTCTCAAgcttttgatttcttttgcCTTGGAAAAGTATAAAGATGAGGTTCTATATGATGTGCTACCTATACATGCTAGAGATATCTTACTTGGCCAATTGTGACAATTTGATTAGAAGGTTTTGTATAATGGATAACTTGAATAGGTATTCTTTTTACCAAAGATGGGAGAAAAACaactcttttctctttctgttCAAAGaatgtattttcttatcaATTAAAGTTagagaggaaaaggaaagaattggaagaaaaagaattgagatAAAGAAAGAGACGAGTGAACAATTAGATAAAAtctccaagaaaaaaaagagtagagtgaaaagtgaaaagcaaaatgaaaaagagagagagatagggTGAGTTGTTTGGCATGAGTGAAAGAAGCGAGGAGGACATTGTTTTTCCAAAAATCAATCTTTGTATTTATGTACAAGGAAGGGTATTTGGTCTCTAATGTTAACAACTTGTCTTTGCCTAATGTATTTCAATCTCTTTTACAGGAATTTAAAGACGTATTTCAAGCTGAAGCTCCTAAAGGATTACCACCTATTAGAGGCACAGAACATACAATAGACTTCATTTTCAAGgttatcattttaaatggGCTAGCttatagaaaaaattcaaCTAAGACGAAAGAAATTCAAAGGGAAGTGGAGGAGCTCATGAAAAAGGGGTATATGTGAAATCTTGAGCCCATGTTTTGTATAACTGAATTTATTAgtgtcaaaaagaaaaatgaaacattgtGCATGTGAGTGGACTATGGGGCCATCAACAAATTAATCGTTGTAAAGTATCGTCATCCTACTCCTAGGCAAGCTTATATGTTTGATGATCAAATTGCATGGTTCATGTTTCTTTACAAAGATTGATTTAGAGTTcatatatcatcaaattagaatgtCATGAAAGGTTAATGAAAAACTACCTTCAAAACTAACTTTGAATTATATAGATGACACTGTTATGTGTTTTGGTTTATCTAACGCTCCTAACACATTTATTAGAAAATGCATAAAGTCACGTGCTTATTCGTGGAGGGAAGCAAGTAAGGAAAATCGCCCAACTACTGAAGCACTTGAAAATTTCCCATTTTTATAGTCTTGCAgtttttgttgcttttgttAATCAATATTGCACATCTTCTTTTAAAGAACCTCTCATCTTTTGagattttgataaaatgaaaataaaaggttgTAATATACTTTATTCCCATCTATTTTGTTTGAGCTCTACATTCTTGAGATCACATATAAAAATGCTATATGCATTATGTctaatatgtgtatatatgtatagtatACTAATAAGAAGAAATAGCCTTAAAGTAAATCAACATTATAAGTTTACACACAATACCATAACAagcattaattaatattaaacaaatcaGTTTACAAATTAACTAGTCACAACAATTACTTCTCTGATGATCTCCCAAGGAGCTCTTATTTTGAATGCAACCCTAATGAAGCATACGATATCATAAATTCTCTAGAGAAGTTATTTTTGagtgtaacaaaatgaatcaaaatatttatagatatagtAAATACCAATAATAGACGTATCTATCATTTTCTATCACCGAtgatagaattaaaatattactatatttataaatattttcaagtaaTTTTGTCACGGATAAAGCTTTATGAGAGACCTCAAACCTAAAATAGGAAAGATTTTGTAGGAACCAAATCCAGCTTTATGAAACAATTGAGCCCATTCTTTCTCATCTCTTTCCTTTCCTCCGACTGAAGCCATCATCAACATGTCCCAAAGCAGTTGAGTTTGGGTCGATATATAATCCgctttattattactactactaCTCGGTAGTACCATATCAATTATaatcactttttctttcaacttgtTGTTGCTTCTGATTGCTTCTTTACATTTCTTCAATATCTGAACACATTCGTCATCGCTCCAATTATGTAGTATCCACTGCATGGTTATCGCCAACATTTCATAAGTTTACATTTACACTCAATGGTTCacttaaagaaatataatgatAATTGAAAGCTTAAAGGCTTTTTAAGTTTGGATTGCTTAAGAAATTTGTTGTGTTTGTTCTTTCTCTACCCAATTTCTTTACCATGACCATCATATTTCTTAAGGAAGCATATGAATTATTCTTAGcaatgtttcaaaaaaaaataatagaaactgtttattttaattttcaaaccttggtatttgactattttaaaaatactgaTTAGAAagtagaatatatatattaaaaagagtgaaaaaagTAAGTGTTTACaaggtttaatttttcataagtCAAACAATTAATTGTGTTATCAAATAGATTAGTGttaaaattcttatttaaaaacaaaattaactaataattcaaaagtttcattagaaaataaaaacaaaaccatacACTAAATAAATGGATGAGTAAGGCacaacttgaaaaaaaaaaaccataaatgTTTATTACTAACAAAGAAATGGAACCAAACTATgcttaaattacaagtttaattttaaaaaatttatatgaagtTTACGTactttacatattttattgCTTTAAAACGTTTATAGTAAGTAATTAAGTTGACTAAAATATAAGATTATGTAAAAATTTCCTCttgttctttaaaaaaataaaataagataacaataataaatcttTGAACAATCAAATTCTGTATACCTACTTGTCAATTATTAGCTCCCACGTTTAAACAAGTGATGGAGCACATGTTCTTGAAATTAATGACAATGAAAACATTagatacaaataaaattaatggtAATGAAATATTagatacaaaaatttaagattaagagatgttcaaaaaatattttatatcgAGAAAAATTATGTTCCCAACCCCAAGCattataacttaattaatttcaataaaattttggcaagtggtgaataatttttttttaaaaaaaagaatctcacattttaattttgttttgcatgggaaaaaaagaaaggacgATCATGAATCATTACTCGTCACCTTAAGTAGAAGTACTTCAGCGGAAGGAATGGCTTGAAACATATCTCCTTGACGGAATGTTAAGTTATGGTTTCCTTCCAAGCCAGCCACAACTTGTGGAAGGTCAAAAACAACACATTTCATTTGTGGAAAGGCCTCAGCCATGGCTTTTGCCAATGTTCCAGTACCACCTCCCACATCCACAAACGACTCGACTCCCTCGAACATGCTCTTGTATTTCCCCAACAAAACACTGATCACCAACCTCGCATCACTCCCCATGCCTTCACCAAAAGCCTCCCTATCTCTCGTTTCACTCTCCATGTACTCCCAAAATTTCTTCCCATAAGTTGTCTCAAATGGGGTTCGATCACGACCGCTACTACGAAACCAAGTGGATAAAGAGTGCCACGGGTGTAAGAGGCTTTGGTTGAGGACGGAAAGTAGAAAAGGAGACGTAGTTAAAGGGTtgtgttgaagaagaagaagagatggaTTGGTGAGGGAGTATGCTACTTCCTGATCTgcatcatcattttcttcttgttgGGTAGTTTTCTTGTGTATTAGGAAGAAGCCGGAGTGAGCTAATATACGCATTAAACGATGAATATGTTCAGATTTGTTAGGGTGAATTTCGATTGCAGAAAGGAGCTTAGAGAGGGTGATGGGCGAGCCGTGGCGGTTGATGGCGTCTGGAATGCGGAGTTCGACAGCACATTTCAAAGCCATGGAATTGATAAAGCTGAAGATGTGATTCCATATGTGAGCTTGAGCTTTGAGCACTTCCTCCCCTTCCATTTCCATCTTTGTATTTGCACCCTCCAAATTATTGTTCAATATAATTCCAGGGTTATGCTGATTATGCGCTGTTCCTCCTATTTATATACTCAGAGCCGAATCGTAGAGTCTGATAGAGACTATCACttatacatttttctaaatttttcaCGCTTTAAAggtttaattattagttttaagaATGCTACCAACTGTAATTAcctatatttaattgatatgtatatatacacttgattttaaccattttcctataaaaaaaatcatttaggaAAGGAAGTAAATTTGAGTTTAGATCCAGGAAATGTAGGTTAGTATAAGATCAATAGTActaaattgtttcaaattagCAATATTGACTCCATCAAacctaaaaagtaaaaattaattctaaGGTGCTTTTGTAGAAGAAAgtagagaatttttttttataaaagagcTCACGTTATaacattttctaattaaaaagtGATGATATTTTCTAATAGTCTTAGGATTATCATTTGATTGTCCtatgatattattttctttctcatttactattattttgattaattgtgtgagatttttgtttattttattaaaaaaaaccttttcCAATATATTAAGGTATTTATATAAACTAAGAGAATAAT
Coding sequences within:
- the LOC101208143 gene encoding probable O-methyltransferase 3 yields the protein MEMEGEEVLKAQAHIWNHIFSFINSMALKCAVELRIPDAINRHGSPITLSKLLSAIEIHPNKSEHIHRLMRILAHSGFFLIHKKTTQQEENDDADQEVAYSLTNPSLLLLQHNPLTTSPFLLSVLNQSLLHPWHSLSTWFRSSGRDRTPFETTYGKKFWEYMESETRDREAFGEGMGSDARLVISVLLGKYKSMFEGVESFVDVGGGTGTLAKAMAEAFPQMKCVVFDLPQVVAGLEGNHNLTFRQGDMFQAIPSAEVLLLKWILHNWSDDECVQILKKCKEAIRSNNKLKEKVIIIDMVLPSSSSNNKADYISTQTQLLWDMLMMASVGGKERDEKEWAQLFHKAGFGSYKIFPILGLRSLIKLYP